The following proteins are encoded in a genomic region of Ignavibacteriales bacterium:
- a CDS encoding U32 family peptidase, with protein MSTQSSISNSLAADVYKRMGAVRIVMARECSLAEIKKDSCKTDLEIEAFVHGAMCIAVSGRCFMSHHLFGKSANRGECVQPCRREYEVIDSATDKSLIIGEDYVMSPKDLCTIEFIDQLIEAGINSFKIEGRKRSPEYVAKSVSIYRQAIDLYFEGGLNEVKKKEFLGELEKVYNRGFSSGFYFGIPSSEEYAGVNGSKATTRKVYVGKVLIIFKNRKLLIIFFRIRRDKN; from the coding sequence ATTTCCACGCAAAGCTCAATCTCAAATTCACTTGCTGCTGATGTTTATAAAAGAATGGGGGCAGTAAGAATTGTTATGGCGCGTGAGTGTTCGTTAGCAGAAATAAAAAAAGATTCGTGCAAAACTGATTTAGAGATTGAAGCATTTGTTCACGGTGCAATGTGTATTGCGGTTAGTGGCAGATGTTTTATGAGTCACCATTTATTTGGCAAAAGTGCAAATCGCGGCGAGTGTGTTCAGCCTTGCAGACGAGAATATGAAGTGATTGATTCTGCAACTGATAAATCACTTATCATTGGCGAAGATTATGTGATGTCACCAAAAGATTTATGCACAATTGAATTTATTGATCAGTTAATTGAAGCCGGAATAAATTCATTTAAAATTGAAGGAAGAAAAAGATCGCCGGAATATGTTGCTAAGTCAGTTTCAATTTACAGGCAGGCGATAGATCTTTATTTTGAGGGGGGATTGAATGAAGTGAAGAAAAAAGAATTTCTTGGCGAACTTGAAAAAGTTTATAACCGTGGTTTCTCCTCTGGATTTTATTTCGGGATTCCTTCATCAGAGGAGTACGCTGGAGTTAATGGAAGTAAAGCAACCACAAGAAAAGTTTATGTGGGCAAAGTCCTAATTATTTTCAAGAACCGCAAGTTGCTCATCATTTTTTTTAGAATCAGGCGAGATAAAAATTGA
- the pepT gene encoding peptidase T, translating into MFDANYKFTCVDRFLKYVKYDTQSDEESTSFPSSEKQKILSKNLAEELKALGLKDAHMDEWGYVMATLPSNTNKKVDPIAFIAHVDTSPAVTGLNVNPIIRKNYQGGDIKLENGGWVISVDDNPDLKNMIGYDIITTDGSTLLGADNKAGVSEIVDAVNYMLTHPEVKHGDLKICFTPDEEVGRGTEKIDLKKLGAKYAYTIDGSSKGELETETFSADAVVIKFFGKNIHPGYAKNIMINSIKIASHFIDSLPKDTLSPETTDAREGYVHCGYFNGNEELTTLKFIIRDFITSKLKDYEDFLKKLAEETVAKYPGARMEFQVIEQYRNMKEILDKHPHVNDYAIIAMERLGIKPIMHPIRGGTDGSRLSFMGLPTPNIFAGEHSFHSQLEWVAIQDMEMAVKTIVEVAKVWEEKA; encoded by the coding sequence ATGTTCGATGCAAATTATAAATTCACTTGTGTAGATAGATTTTTAAAGTATGTAAAATACGACACTCAATCAGATGAAGAATCAACTTCATTTCCAAGTTCTGAAAAGCAAAAAATTCTTTCTAAAAATCTTGCGGAAGAATTAAAAGCATTGGGATTAAAAGATGCTCATATGGACGAGTGGGGATATGTAATGGCGACTCTTCCATCCAACACAAATAAAAAAGTTGACCCTATTGCTTTTATTGCTCACGTTGATACTTCTCCTGCTGTAACTGGTTTAAATGTAAATCCTATTATCAGAAAAAATTATCAGGGTGGGGATATTAAACTTGAAAACGGCGGCTGGGTTATTTCTGTTGATGATAATCCTGATCTAAAAAATATGATTGGATACGATATCATTACTACGGATGGCTCTACTTTACTTGGTGCAGATAACAAAGCGGGTGTTTCAGAAATTGTTGATGCAGTTAATTACATGCTTACCCACCCGGAAGTAAAACATGGTGATCTTAAAATATGCTTTACTCCCGATGAAGAAGTTGGAAGAGGAACTGAAAAAATCGATTTGAAAAAACTTGGAGCAAAGTATGCTTATACTATTGATGGATCAAGCAAAGGCGAATTAGAGACAGAAACGTTTTCTGCCGATGCAGTTGTAATAAAATTTTTTGGCAAAAATATTCATCCCGGTTATGCAAAAAATATTATGATAAATTCTATCAAAATAGCTTCTCACTTTATCGATAGTTTGCCGAAAGATACGTTATCACCTGAAACAACTGATGCGCGTGAAGGCTACGTTCATTGCGGATATTTTAATGGCAATGAAGAACTCACTACTTTAAAATTCATCATCCGTGACTTTATAACATCAAAGCTTAAAGACTACGAGGATTTTCTAAAAAAACTTGCGGAGGAAACAGTTGCAAAATACCCCGGCGCAAGAATGGAATTTCAGGTTATTGAGCAGTACAGAAATATGAAAGAAATTTTGGATAAACATCCGCACGTTAATGATTACGCCATTATAGCAATGGAAAGATTAGGAATTAAACCGATTATGCACCCAATCCGCGGCGGTACGGATGGCTCGCGTTTATCTTTTATGGGTTTGCCGACACCAAATATTTTTGCAGGCGAGCATAGTTTCCATTCTCAACTTGAGTGGGTTGCAATTCAGGATATGGAAATGGCAGTTAAAACAATTGTTGAAGTTGCAAAAGTTTGGGAAGAAAAAGCTTAA
- a CDS encoding thrombospondin type 3 repeat-containing protein, whose protein sequence is MNLFFRIVFIIAVIFSISVHSQKISNQLYHPFSGTLVLSFEGGSTLEYTDFKGSGFDYFGRATLEYFFASSTKSSFGLRAFGGGGFISGEDTRFTPTIFRTKIGFFGGGIVYAFSLGEVVFPYLFGGVSNLWFDPKGEADQKLPNNLADVYKKNELNYNGELGFRFLITDNTTINLAGGVQISPNDFLDDIASGKSNDIFFTLSAGLSYAFFTQNDIDNDGVVDSKDVCPNTPAGVKVDEFGCPLDGDKDGVPDYLDQCLTTPKEVKVDKDGCPLDSDKDNIPDYMDLCSNTPFGVEVDEFGCPLIVMLMAFRIILISVATPYDVQVDANGCLIDSDKDGLPDFLDQCPDTPLGDKIDQNGCTVVEPKIVKEEIKE, encoded by the coding sequence ATGAATCTGTTTTTTAGAATTGTTTTTATTATTGCTGTAATTTTTTCTATTTCAGTTCACTCACAAAAAATTTCTAATCAATTATATCATCCGTTTTCGGGTACACTTGTTTTATCTTTTGAAGGAGGTTCGACACTTGAATACACTGACTTTAAGGGCAGTGGATTTGATTATTTCGGCAGAGCAACTCTCGAATACTTCTTTGCTTCTTCAACAAAAAGTTCTTTCGGCTTAAGAGCGTTTGGGGGCGGTGGATTTATATCGGGAGAGGATACGAGATTTACTCCAACTATTTTTCGAACTAAAATTGGATTCTTTGGTGGTGGAATTGTTTACGCATTTTCTTTGGGTGAAGTAGTATTTCCTTATCTATTTGGGGGTGTTTCAAATTTATGGTTTGATCCAAAAGGCGAAGCCGATCAAAAACTGCCGAATAATCTTGCAGATGTTTACAAGAAAAATGAATTAAATTATAACGGTGAATTAGGCTTTAGATTTTTGATTACTGATAACACAACTATTAATCTCGCCGGCGGTGTGCAGATAAGTCCAAATGATTTTCTTGATGATATTGCATCCGGAAAAAGCAACGACATATTTTTTACTTTGTCTGCTGGATTATCTTATGCATTTTTTACGCAAAATGATATTGATAATGATGGTGTCGTTGACTCGAAAGATGTTTGCCCAAATACACCAGCCGGAGTAAAAGTTGATGAGTTTGGCTGTCCTCTTGACGGAGACAAGGATGGGGTACCGGATTATCTCGATCAATGTCTCACAACGCCAAAAGAAGTTAAAGTTGATAAAGACGGCTGCCCGCTTGATTCAGACAAAGACAATATCCCCGACTATATGGATTTGTGTTCAAATACTCCCTTTGGAGTTGAGGTTGATGAATTTGGCTGTCCTTTGATCGTGATGCTGATGGCGTTCCGGATTATCTTGATAAGTGTTGCCACTCCCTATGATGTTCAGGTTGATGCAAATGGCTGTCTGATTGATTCGGATAAAGATGGCTTACCGGATTTTCTCGACCAATGTCCGGACACACCACTTGGTGATAAGATAGATCAGAATGGATGCACTGTTGTCGAGCCGAAAATTGTAAAAGAGGAAATTAAAGAGTAA
- a CDS encoding T9SS type A sorting domain-containing protein encodes MPGKSFVPADVILYAQSVTNNLIYNYGFTQIDGTFDIGFLPQGTYKLVAQRIGFSDAFSKEFSVDPANPMVDSIELTFYLTSADNGGNIIPEEMVLYQNYPNPFNPSTTIEFSVPVRTNVSLKITNLLGQQVAELYNGEIVSGIQKFTFDASQLSSGVYIINLITPGSRLTKKILLLK; translated from the coding sequence ATGCCGGGTAAAAGTTTTGTTCCCGCTGATGTTATACTTTATGCCCAGTCAGTCACCAATAATTTAATTTACAATTATGGATTCACGCAAATTGATGGAACTTTCGATATCGGCTTTCTGCCCCAAGGAACATATAAACTTGTTGCTCAAAGAATAGGTTTTTCAGATGCTTTTAGTAAAGAGTTTAGTGTTGACCCTGCAAATCCCATGGTTGATAGTATTGAGTTGACGTTCTATCTCACATCTGCTGACAATGGTGGAAATATAATTCCCGAAGAAATGGTGCTTTATCAGAATTATCCCAATCCGTTTAATCCTTCCACGACGATTGAATTTTCTGTTCCGGTCCGTACAAATGTATCTTTAAAAATTACTAATTTGCTCGGTCAGCAAGTTGCAGAACTTTACAATGGTGAGATAGTTTCAGGCATACAGAAGTTTACATTCGATGCTTCTCAACTAAGCTCAGGAGTGTATATTATCAATCTGATCACACCGGGGTCAAGACTAACAAAGAAAATTCTTCTATTGAAATAA